In one Magallana gigas chromosome 7, xbMagGiga1.1, whole genome shotgun sequence genomic region, the following are encoded:
- the LOC105344174 gene encoding uncharacterized protein, whose product MEWKNVSILVFTLFVFMIGNLFGSENAADAERPQKSKKQDAKTIKRSIDDLEGFDMNAFTRHIPRAFIPRTPTPEEVNCYMEVETTTLVGGRCVNMGRSPIRACQSGIHTEIYHPQCMGTQETQSATQVASD is encoded by the exons ATGGAGTGGAAAAACGTATCTATTCTGGTGTTCACTCTGTTCGTGTTTATGATTGGGAACTTGTTTGGATCGGAAAACGCTGCAGATGCTGAAAGGCCACAGAAAAGCAAAAAGCAAGAcgcaaaaacaataaaaaggtCGATCGAT GATTTGGAGGGTTTTGATATGAACGCATTTACCAGGCATATTCCTCGTGCTTTCATTCCCAGAACACCCACACCGGAAGAGGTCAATTGTTACATGGAAGTTGAAACT ACTACACTCGTCGGAGGACGCTGCGTGAACATGGGGAGGTCCCCCATTCGCGCATGTCAGTCTGGGATCCACACAGAAATCTACCACCCACAGTGCATGGGTACCCAAGAGACACAAAGTGCAACGCAGGTCGCTAGTGATTga
- the LOC105344176 gene encoding pancreatic triacylglycerol lipase: protein MRTLVVSALFVGWSAGFILDSLVSKLDQNVCFGDLGCFSTAPPFRSVERPVDLLPKSPTEQQIKFYLHTRESPSTASEEEIQVGSGVGSTHYSGSRKTKFLVHGFTHHGHRQWLLNLATALLNKEDLNVIIVDWGHGAGIPYAQATANTRVVGALIAQLIKELTLVGPSLTDFHIIGHSLGAHIAGYAGERLHTLGQITGLDPADPYFQGTDVRVRLDPSDADFVDVIHTDGSSILQLGFGTMQQMGHVDFYPNGGAHQPGCDADFMGTLSHTVWAAVTQLDTLAAEGAVACSHERSYILYTDSVSNNCPYTAYPCTSGSEYAAGHCLSCTGTGCSEMGYNSNNFSARGSFYLDTASISPFCEFHYQVNITGRNNMDGVITLVLQGTNGRSANIPLMADNEVHTKGHIISKFIKVPNDIGTLTNIALEYDKTSSVLTGWAYPDDWQLMGVSIFSAEEQRMYTFCAYGKTLTSHKPIAMGLTGTC, encoded by the exons ATGAGGACACTTGTTGTATCTGCGCTATTCGTTGGCTGGTCAGCTG gtttcattctggataGTCTGGTCAGTAAGCTGGACCAGAATGTGTGTTTTGGAGATTTAGGCTGTTTCAGCACTGCTCCGCCATTCAGAAGTGTAGAGCGACCAGTCGACCTGTTACCAAAGAGCCCCACAGAGCAACAAATTAAGTTTTACCTACATACAAG GGAATCGCCGTCCACGGCTTCTGAGGAAGAGATCCAAGTCGGGAGCGGGGTGGGAAGTACTCATTATTCCGGAtccagaaaaactaaattccTGGTTCACGGTTTTACCCATCATGGACATCGTCAATGGCTCCTAAATCTGGCCACGGCTCTCCTTAACAAA GAGGATCTGAACGTGATCATCGTTGACTGGGGTCACGGCGCTGGGATCCCGTACGCTCAGGCCACAGCCAATACCCGGGTCGTGGGGGCCTTGATCGCCCAGCTGATCAAGGAGTTGACGCTAGTGGGACCCTCGCTCACCGACTTCCACATCATTGGACACAGTCTGGGAGCCCACATCGCTGGATACGCCGGAGAAAGGTTACATACTTTGGGACAAATTACAG GTCTCGATCCAGCCGACCCATACTTCCAGGGAACTGATGTCCGTGTGAGACTCGATCCTAGTGACGCAGACTTCGTTGACGTCATTCACACCGATGGCTCCAGCATTTTACAGCTCGGGTTCGGTACCATGCAACAGATGGGTCACGTCGATTTTTATCCTAACGGAGGTGCCCACCAACCGGGGTGTGACGCCGATTTTATGGGGACGCTTTCTCACACCGTCTGGGCTGCTGTCACTCAGTTAGACACCCTAG cgGCGGAGGGCGCGGTGGCCTGCAGTCACGAGAGATCCTACATCCTGTACACAGACTCTGTGAGCAATAATTGTCCATACACTGCCTACCCCTGTACCAGTGGCTCCGAATACGCCGCCGGACATTGCCTGTCATGTACCGGAACAGGGTGTTCAGAGATGGGATATAATTCCAACAACTTCTCCGCCCGGGGATCTTTTTACCTTGACACTGCATCGATCAGTCCATTTTGCG AGTTCCATTACCAAGTGAATATTACTGGTAGAAATAACATGGATGGGGTCATAACTCTAGTTCTGCAAGGCACCAACGGCAGATCTGCCAACATTCCACTGATGGC GGACAACGAGGTACACACCAAAGGACATATTATCTCAAAGTTCATCAAAGTTCCTAATGACATCGGAACCCTGACCAACATCGCCTTGGAGTACGACAAGACCTCTAGTGTACTGACGGGGTGGGCGTATCCTGATGATTGGCAGCTAATGGGCGTGAGCATTTTCAGCGCCGAAGAACAGAGAAT GTACACATTTTGTGCCTACGGGAAAACTCTGACAAGTCACAAGCCAATAGCCATGGGACTGACAGGAACCTGCTAA